Proteins encoded together in one Monomorium pharaonis isolate MP-MQ-018 chromosome 8, ASM1337386v2, whole genome shotgun sequence window:
- the LOC118644072 gene encoding uncharacterized protein LOC118644072 isoform X1: MNEIHVPVRDNSPSIEHTLRPISYTSWFMGVGIAHPRKCSKFVTIVIRIIHLVVCTVFLKIYIEHMFPLSLDTVIKFFFIIDRMIFFVAIYYYIYHGIRQYDKWPELMDKMKELDRKIKKEIHMNDQPVKIMEAVAILMTFVCCPSFPIVISLYYFLNSYNSSVINYLLYYLMIAQSLINSFCFDVVVYVLYYRHQTVNKMFGHLNKLSDAPSIAFKIRRIRELHNDICDLVIMINDIHGLHLLLCSTNSLFMVTSTLYSAYLNTMKEEYDDMLIDYMTAIIYTMQFGLICWICTLACQEFGKIKIIMNTIALKCKSMNFDKLNETRNQSSLETRSPLQDSDSEQNSNWSNSHDWNYVVMENLLSKILDRDYVSDEINWFLIQLQQRRVSFTACDFFEMSNNLFCSVSTIFTSYNLCKINYFQIALNMFQSH; this comes from the exons ATGAATGAGATTCATGTACCAGTACGGGACAATTCGCCGTCAATAGAGCACACCTTGCGTCCAATATCTTACACGTCATGGTTCATGGGCGTGGGGATTGCACATCCGCGAAAGTGTTCCAAGTTTGTGACGATAGTTATACGTATTATTCACCTGGTCGTGTGTACAgtgtttctaaaaatatacatcGAGCACATGTTCCCTTTATCCCTAGATacagtaataaaattcttctttaTCATAGATAggatgatattttttgtagcgatatattattacatttatcacGGAATCAGGCAGTATGACAAGTGGCCTGAGCTGATGGACAAAATGAAGGAGCTTGATCGAAAGATCaagaaagaaatacatatgaatGATCAACCAGTAAAAATCATGGAAGCAGTAGCGATTCTAATGACTTTTGTGTGTTGCCCTTCGTTCCCGATTGTAATCTCTCTATACTACTTTTTGAATTCATATAACAGTAGTGTGatcaattatttgttatattatctCATGATAGCACAGTCGTTGATCAACAGCTTCTGCTTCGATGTGGTTGTTTATGTGCTGTATTACAGACATCAAACGGTAAATAAGATGTTCGGTCATTTGAATAAGTTATCAGATGCTCCATCGATTGCGTTTAAGATTAGACGCATCAGAGAATTGCATAATG ATATTTGTGATCTAGTTATTATGATAAACGATATTCACGGTCTTCATCTTCTTCTCTGCTCGAcgaattctttatttatggTCACGTCTACACTATACAGTGCATACTTAAATACCATGAAGGAAGAATATGACGATATGTTGATAGATTACATGACGGCGATTATATATACTATGCAATTTGGTCTGATTTGCTGGATCTGCACACTTGCATGTCAAGAATTCGGCAAAATCAAGATAATTATGAACACAATTGCATTGAAATGCAAATCTATGAATTTTGATAAACTGAACGAGACAAGGAATCAATCGAGTTTAGAAACGCGGTCGCCATTGCAAGATTCGGACAGTGAGCAAAATTCTAATTGGAGTAACAGTCACGATTGGAATTATGTTGTCATGGAAAATCTTTTGAGTAAAATTTTGGACCGGGACTATGTAAGTGATGAAATTAATTGGTTTTTGATTCAACTGCAACAGCGTCGAGTATCATTTACGGCCTGCGATTTTTTCGAAATGAGCAACAATTTGTTCTGCAGTGTGAGTACAATATTTACGTCGtacaatttatgtaaaattaattactttcaaattgcattaaatatgtttcaaaGTCATTAA
- the LOC118646959 gene encoding uncharacterized protein LOC118646959 isoform X1: MEEIYVPVHDNSSSIERTLRPISYMSWFMGVGIAHPLKCPKFVTIIIRTIHLVICTVILIEHLEYVSSFVYLKSITSVNKWFFAMDNMIYCVSTYYSIYHGITQYEWPELMDKMKQLDRKIRKEVHMNDQPVRYMVATAILMTFACSPLFTIVLVLYDFMKHSNDTYVNDYASYYMIARSLINSFGLDVVVYVLYYRYRTTNKMLGHLDKLSDAPLIALKIRRIRELHNDICDLVIMINDIHGLYLLFFSLNCFFTVTNSLYMAIIYIENEDYKTILIVYTFAIIYTMQFGLICWICTLARQEFEKTKIIMCAIALKCQSMKFDKLNNTRNHSSLKVRPLIEDTNSNQNFRSNSHNWNYDGVRNLLRTIIDQDHVNNEINGFLIQLQHRQVSFTACDFFEISNNLFCSFVGVSLTYLTVFIEFTEMK, translated from the exons atggaAGAAATTTATGTGCCAGTACACGACAACTCGTCATCGATAGAGCGTACCTTACGTCCAATATCTTACATGTCTTGGTTCATGGGCGTGGGGATTGCACATCCGCTAAAGTGTCCAAAGTTTGTGACGATAATCATACGTACAATTCACCTGGTCATTTGTACAGTGATTCTAATAGAACACTTAGAATACGTTTCGAgttttgtgtatttaaaatctattacGTCAGTAAACAAATGGTTCTTTGCCATGgataatatgatatattgtGTGTCGACATATTATTCCATTTATCACGGAATCACGCAGTATGAATGGCCGGAGCTGATGGACAAAATGAAGCAGCTTGATCGAAAGATCAGGAAAGAAGTACACATGAATGATCAACCAGTAAGGTACATGGTAGCGACAGCGATACTTATGACTTTCGCGTGTAGCCCTTTGTTCACTATTGTGCTCGTCTTGTATGATTTTATGAAACATTCAAATGACACATACGTGAACGACTATGCGTCTTATTATATGATAGCACGATCGTTAATCAACAGTTTCGGCCTCGATGTTGTCGTTTATGTGCTATATTACAGATATCGAACGACGAATAAGATGCTCGGCCACTTGGATAAGCTATCTGATGCGCCATTGATCGCGCTCAAGATTAGACGCATCAGAGAATTGCATAATG ATATTTGTGATCTAGTTATTATGATAAACGATATTCACGGCctttatcttcttttcttctcgcTAAACTGCTTCTTTACGGTCACGAATTCACTATACATGGCGATCATATATATCGAAAACGAAGACTATAAGACTATATTAATAGTTTACACgtttgcaattatatatactatgcAATTTGGTCTGATTTGCTGGATTTGTACACTCGCACGTCAAGAATTCGAAAAAACCAAGATAATTATGTGCGCAATTGCATTGAAATGCCAATCTATGAAGTTTGATAAACTGAACAATACAAGGAATCACTCGAGTTTAAAAGTCCGACCGCTAATAGAAGATACAAACAGCAACCAAAATTTTCGGAGTAACAGTCATAATTGGAATTACGATGGCGTGAGAAATCTTTTGCGTACAATTATAGACCAAGACCATGTCAATAACGAAATTAATGGCTTTTTGATTCAACTGCAACATCGTCAAGTATCATTTACGGCCTGcgattttttcgaaataagCAACAATTTGTTCTGTAGT ttcGTCGGAGTGAGCCTTACTTATTTAACAGTCTTTATTGAATTTACTGAAATGAAGTAA
- the LOC118644072 gene encoding uncharacterized protein LOC118644072 isoform X2 gives MNEIHVPVRDNSPSIEHTLRPISYTSWFMGVGIAHPRKCSKFVTIVIRIIHLVVCTVFLKIYIEHMFPLSLDTVIKFFFIIDRMIFFVAIYYYIYHGIRQYDKWPELMDKMKELDRKIKKEIHMNDQPVKIMEAVAILMTFVCCPSFPIVISLYYFLNSYNSSVINYLLYYLMIAQSLINSFCFDVVVYVLYYRHQTVNKMFGHLNKLSDAPSIAFKIRRIRELHNDICDLVIMINDIHGLHLLLCSTNSLFMVTSTLYSAYLNTMKEEYDDMLIDYMTAIIYTMQFGLICWICTLACQEFGKIKIIMNTIALKCKSMNFDKLNETRNQSSLETRSPLQDSDSEQNSNWSNSHDWNYVVMENLLSKILDRDYVSDEINWFLIQLQQRRVSFTACDFFEMSNNLFCSFVGVICTYLIIYVQFIQFPDT, from the exons ATGAATGAGATTCATGTACCAGTACGGGACAATTCGCCGTCAATAGAGCACACCTTGCGTCCAATATCTTACACGTCATGGTTCATGGGCGTGGGGATTGCACATCCGCGAAAGTGTTCCAAGTTTGTGACGATAGTTATACGTATTATTCACCTGGTCGTGTGTACAgtgtttctaaaaatatacatcGAGCACATGTTCCCTTTATCCCTAGATacagtaataaaattcttctttaTCATAGATAggatgatattttttgtagcgatatattattacatttatcacGGAATCAGGCAGTATGACAAGTGGCCTGAGCTGATGGACAAAATGAAGGAGCTTGATCGAAAGATCaagaaagaaatacatatgaatGATCAACCAGTAAAAATCATGGAAGCAGTAGCGATTCTAATGACTTTTGTGTGTTGCCCTTCGTTCCCGATTGTAATCTCTCTATACTACTTTTTGAATTCATATAACAGTAGTGTGatcaattatttgttatattatctCATGATAGCACAGTCGTTGATCAACAGCTTCTGCTTCGATGTGGTTGTTTATGTGCTGTATTACAGACATCAAACGGTAAATAAGATGTTCGGTCATTTGAATAAGTTATCAGATGCTCCATCGATTGCGTTTAAGATTAGACGCATCAGAGAATTGCATAATG ATATTTGTGATCTAGTTATTATGATAAACGATATTCACGGTCTTCATCTTCTTCTCTGCTCGAcgaattctttatttatggTCACGTCTACACTATACAGTGCATACTTAAATACCATGAAGGAAGAATATGACGATATGTTGATAGATTACATGACGGCGATTATATATACTATGCAATTTGGTCTGATTTGCTGGATCTGCACACTTGCATGTCAAGAATTCGGCAAAATCAAGATAATTATGAACACAATTGCATTGAAATGCAAATCTATGAATTTTGATAAACTGAACGAGACAAGGAATCAATCGAGTTTAGAAACGCGGTCGCCATTGCAAGATTCGGACAGTGAGCAAAATTCTAATTGGAGTAACAGTCACGATTGGAATTATGTTGTCATGGAAAATCTTTTGAGTAAAATTTTGGACCGGGACTATGTAAGTGATGAAATTAATTGGTTTTTGATTCAACTGCAACAGCGTCGAGTATCATTTACGGCCTGCGATTTTTTCGAAATGAGCAACAATTTGTTCTGCAGT TTCGTCGGAGTGATCTgcacttatttaattatttacgttcaatttattcaattcccggatacctaa
- the LOC118646959 gene encoding uncharacterized protein LOC118646959 isoform X2: MEEIYVPVHDNSSSIERTLRPISYMSWFMGVGIAHPLKCPKFVTIIIRTIHLVICTVILIEHLEYVSSFVYLKSITSVNKWFFAMDNMIYCVSTYYSIYHGITQYEWPELMDKMKQLDRKIRKEVHMNDQPVRYRTTNKMLGHLDKLSDAPLIALKIRRIRELHNDICDLVIMINDIHGLYLLFFSLNCFFTVTNSLYMAIIYIENEDYKTILIVYTFAIIYTMQFGLICWICTLARQEFEKTKIIMCAIALKCQSMKFDKLNNTRNHSSLKVRPLIEDTNSNQNFRSNSHNWNYDGVRNLLRTIIDQDHVNNEINGFLIQLQHRQVSFTACDFFEISNNLFCSFVGVSLTYLTVFIEFTEMK, translated from the exons atggaAGAAATTTATGTGCCAGTACACGACAACTCGTCATCGATAGAGCGTACCTTACGTCCAATATCTTACATGTCTTGGTTCATGGGCGTGGGGATTGCACATCCGCTAAAGTGTCCAAAGTTTGTGACGATAATCATACGTACAATTCACCTGGTCATTTGTACAGTGATTCTAATAGAACACTTAGAATACGTTTCGAgttttgtgtatttaaaatctattacGTCAGTAAACAAATGGTTCTTTGCCATGgataatatgatatattgtGTGTCGACATATTATTCCATTTATCACGGAATCACGCAGTATGAATGGCCGGAGCTGATGGACAAAATGAAGCAGCTTGATCGAAAGATCAGGAAAGAAGTACACATGAATGATCAACCAGTAAG ATATCGAACGACGAATAAGATGCTCGGCCACTTGGATAAGCTATCTGATGCGCCATTGATCGCGCTCAAGATTAGACGCATCAGAGAATTGCATAATG ATATTTGTGATCTAGTTATTATGATAAACGATATTCACGGCctttatcttcttttcttctcgcTAAACTGCTTCTTTACGGTCACGAATTCACTATACATGGCGATCATATATATCGAAAACGAAGACTATAAGACTATATTAATAGTTTACACgtttgcaattatatatactatgcAATTTGGTCTGATTTGCTGGATTTGTACACTCGCACGTCAAGAATTCGAAAAAACCAAGATAATTATGTGCGCAATTGCATTGAAATGCCAATCTATGAAGTTTGATAAACTGAACAATACAAGGAATCACTCGAGTTTAAAAGTCCGACCGCTAATAGAAGATACAAACAGCAACCAAAATTTTCGGAGTAACAGTCATAATTGGAATTACGATGGCGTGAGAAATCTTTTGCGTACAATTATAGACCAAGACCATGTCAATAACGAAATTAATGGCTTTTTGATTCAACTGCAACATCGTCAAGTATCATTTACGGCCTGcgattttttcgaaataagCAACAATTTGTTCTGTAGT ttcGTCGGAGTGAGCCTTACTTATTTAACAGTCTTTATTGAATTTACTGAAATGAAGTAA